A single genomic interval of Adhaeribacter pallidiroseus harbors:
- the gatB gene encoding Asp-tRNA(Asn)/Glu-tRNA(Gln) amidotransferase subunit GatB has protein sequence MEENIRDKYQPIIGLEVHAQLLTESKMFASDSTEYGTLPNTNISVITLGHPGTLPRANAKAVDYAIKMGLATNCQITRQNIFARKNYFYPDLPKGYQITQDKTPICREGFVWIQTSLGEKRVGITRIHMEEDAGKSMHLAGETESLIDLNRAGVPLIEIVSEPDIHTSEEAYNYLTEIKKLVRYLDICDGNMEEGSLRCDANVSVMLKGAKQFGTKVEVKNMNSFRNVQRAIEHEIDRQIEMLERGEVIESETRGFDAVTGTTSGQRSKETMNDYRYFPEPDLTPVIVSEEMLAAIKAEMPSLPHELYERFTRDYKLPEYDANVLTDQKEIALYFDQLCQHTTNYKAASNWMMGPVKSYINELALHISDFPLQPPQLAELISLVDTGKVNHTAASRTIFPELIQNPAKSALSIAEELNLIQESNSDQLQDFINQVLTGNPKKVAEYKAGKTALVGMFMGEIMKLTKGKADPKAVNKLLQESLAKV, from the coding sequence ATGGAAGAGAATATTCGAGATAAATACCAGCCGATCATTGGTTTGGAAGTACACGCGCAATTGCTGACGGAAAGTAAAATGTTTGCTTCTGATTCTACGGAGTACGGCACTTTGCCCAATACCAATATCAGCGTGATTACTTTGGGGCACCCGGGTACTTTGCCGCGGGCCAATGCCAAAGCCGTGGATTATGCTATAAAAATGGGTTTGGCTACCAATTGCCAGATTACCCGCCAGAATATTTTCGCCCGTAAAAATTACTTTTACCCCGATTTACCGAAAGGCTACCAGATAACCCAGGATAAAACCCCAATCTGTCGGGAAGGGTTTGTTTGGATTCAAACCAGCCTAGGCGAAAAGCGCGTGGGCATTACCCGCATTCACATGGAAGAAGACGCGGGCAAATCCATGCACTTAGCCGGCGAAACCGAATCGTTAATCGATTTAAACCGGGCCGGGGTTCCCCTCATCGAGATTGTATCGGAACCCGATATTCATACTTCCGAAGAAGCGTATAATTACCTGACTGAAATTAAAAAACTGGTGCGGTACCTGGATATCTGCGACGGCAACATGGAAGAAGGTTCGCTCCGCTGCGATGCCAACGTGTCGGTGATGTTGAAAGGCGCCAAGCAGTTCGGCACCAAGGTAGAGGTAAAAAACATGAACTCTTTCCGGAATGTGCAACGCGCCATTGAACACGAAATAGACCGGCAAATTGAAATGTTGGAACGCGGCGAAGTGATTGAGTCGGAAACGCGGGGTTTTGATGCGGTAACCGGCACTACCAGCGGACAACGCTCCAAAGAAACCATGAACGATTACCGGTATTTTCCGGAGCCGGATTTAACCCCGGTTATAGTTTCGGAAGAAATGCTGGCGGCTATTAAAGCCGAAATGCCGAGCTTGCCGCACGAGTTGTACGAACGTTTTACCCGCGACTACAAATTACCGGAATACGATGCCAACGTATTAACGGATCAAAAAGAAATTGCTTTGTACTTCGATCAATTGTGCCAGCATACTACCAATTACAAAGCCGCTTCCAATTGGATGATGGGTCCGGTGAAATCGTACATAAATGAGCTGGCCTTGCACATCAGTGATTTTCCGCTGCAACCGCCACAACTCGCCGAATTGATTAGTTTGGTAGATACCGGTAAAGTAAACCATACGGCGGCGAGCCGCACTATTTTCCCGGAGCTCATACAAAATCCGGCCAAATCGGCGTTAAGCATTGCAGAGGAACTCAACTTAATCCAGGAGTCTAATAGTGATCAGTTACAGGACTTTATCAACCAGGTTCTGACGGGTAATCCGAAAAAAGTAGCGGAATATAAAGCCGGTAAAACTGCCTTAGTGGGCATGTTTATGGGCGAAATTATGAAATTAACCAAAGGCAAAGCCGACCCAAAAGCCGTAAATAAATTGTTGCAGGAAAGCTTAGCCAAAGTGTAA
- the alaS gene encoding alanine--tRNA ligase: MNSSEIRQKFLDFFASKNHHVVPSAPIVVKDDPTLMFTNAGMNQFKDYFLGNKQAPWPRVTDTQKCLRVSGKHNDLEEVGYDTYHHTMFEMLGNWSFGDYFKKDALPWAWELLTEVYSLPKERLYVSVFGGDEKDGLPEDSEAFKIWKKILGGEDRILFGSKKDNFWEMGDTGPCGPSSEIHIDLRRPEEVAQIPGKALVNNDHPQVVEIWNNVFIEFNRLADGSLVKLPAQHVDTGMGFERLCMAIQGKQSNYDTDVFQPLIQFVAEQADVIYGENEKTDIAIRVLSDHIRAIAFAIADGQLPSNNKAGYVIRRILRRAVRYAFTFLNFKKPFLYQMVPVLADQLANVFPELKAQQAFVQRVIEEEELAFLRTLENGLKRLDALNESFVANQNRIDGKTAFELYDTFGFPADLTALIAKEKGFTVDEAGFEAEMLAQKTRSRNAAQTEQGDWVLVSEDVPTEFIGYDAVSTEARLVKYRQVKAKNKTEYQLVLDRTPFYAESGGQVGDSGFLESDLSKVKVLDTKKENDLIIHITTDLPLNLEAPLLARIDEERRRLIQKNHSATHLLHAALREVLGSHVAQKGSLVNEKLLRFDFSHFTKVTDDQLRDIESIVNQHVRQSIALDEKRNVPIAEAKQLGATALFGEKYGEFVRVITFDKDYSVELCGGTHVPNTGEIGILKIISESSVAAGVRRIEAYTAGYAQDYINQQLAQLDAVKEALGVQTNLAAAIEKLTTENNTLRKQLEQFELKQLTVLKDFLLTKVQEINGVKLIAEKVEVSSADYLKKLAFDSRNALPENLCLILAAEIDHKPQLAVMLSDNLVSDRKMNAISLVKELAKEIKGGGGGQPFYATAGGKDIAGLSAIPVKAAELLKAQLQN; this comes from the coding sequence ATGAATTCTTCGGAGATCAGACAAAAGTTTCTTGATTTTTTTGCTTCTAAAAACCATCATGTTGTTCCGTCGGCCCCCATTGTGGTGAAAGATGATCCTACACTCATGTTCACGAACGCCGGCATGAACCAGTTTAAAGATTATTTTTTAGGCAATAAACAAGCACCCTGGCCCCGCGTAACCGATACGCAGAAATGTTTGCGCGTTTCGGGTAAACACAACGACCTGGAAGAAGTAGGATACGATACCTACCACCACACCATGTTCGAGATGCTGGGCAACTGGTCGTTTGGCGATTATTTTAAAAAAGATGCTTTACCCTGGGCCTGGGAACTGCTCACCGAAGTATATAGCTTGCCGAAAGAACGCCTGTACGTGAGCGTGTTTGGCGGCGACGAAAAAGACGGCTTACCCGAAGACAGTGAAGCTTTTAAAATCTGGAAGAAAATATTAGGCGGCGAAGACCGCATTTTGTTTGGTTCTAAGAAAGACAACTTCTGGGAAATGGGCGATACCGGTCCTTGTGGCCCGAGTTCCGAAATTCACATTGATTTGCGCCGCCCCGAAGAAGTAGCCCAAATTCCCGGCAAGGCACTCGTAAACAACGACCACCCGCAAGTAGTAGAAATCTGGAACAACGTATTCATCGAATTTAACCGGTTGGCCGATGGCTCATTGGTAAAACTGCCTGCGCAACACGTAGATACGGGCATGGGCTTCGAGCGTTTGTGCATGGCCATCCAAGGCAAACAATCCAATTACGATACCGATGTTTTTCAGCCGCTTATTCAATTTGTGGCCGAACAAGCCGACGTAATCTACGGTGAAAACGAGAAAACCGATATTGCTATCCGGGTACTTTCGGATCATATCCGGGCTATTGCCTTTGCCATTGCCGATGGGCAGCTACCATCGAACAATAAAGCCGGTTACGTGATCCGGCGTATTTTACGCCGGGCGGTACGGTACGCCTTTACTTTTTTAAATTTTAAGAAGCCTTTCCTCTACCAGATGGTGCCGGTGCTGGCCGACCAGTTAGCGAATGTGTTTCCAGAGTTAAAAGCCCAGCAAGCGTTTGTGCAGCGCGTGATTGAAGAAGAAGAACTGGCTTTTCTGCGCACGCTGGAAAATGGGTTGAAACGCTTAGATGCTTTAAACGAATCCTTTGTGGCTAACCAGAACCGCATTGACGGAAAAACCGCTTTTGAACTGTATGATACCTTTGGTTTTCCGGCTGATTTAACGGCTTTAATTGCCAAAGAAAAAGGCTTTACCGTAGACGAAGCTGGTTTTGAGGCCGAAATGTTGGCGCAGAAAACCCGCTCCCGCAACGCCGCCCAAACCGAACAAGGCGATTGGGTTTTGGTGAGCGAAGATGTGCCCACCGAGTTTATTGGCTACGATGCGGTATCTACGGAAGCGCGTCTGGTAAAATACCGCCAAGTTAAAGCGAAGAATAAGACAGAATACCAGTTAGTGCTCGACCGCACGCCTTTCTACGCCGAAAGTGGCGGCCAGGTAGGCGATAGTGGTTTCCTGGAATCAGACTTGAGTAAAGTAAAAGTGCTGGATACCAAAAAAGAAAACGATTTAATTATTCATATCACCACTGATTTACCACTGAATTTAGAAGCGCCTTTGCTGGCCCGGATTGACGAAGAACGCCGGCGTTTAATTCAAAAAAATCACTCCGCTACGCACTTATTACACGCCGCTTTGCGAGAAGTATTAGGCAGCCACGTGGCCCAAAAAGGATCTTTGGTGAATGAGAAATTACTGCGTTTCGACTTTTCGCACTTTACCAAAGTTACCGACGATCAGTTGCGTGACATTGAATCTATCGTAAACCAACACGTCCGTCAAAGCATTGCGCTGGACGAAAAACGCAACGTTCCGATCGCTGAAGCTAAACAACTCGGCGCTACGGCTTTGTTCGGCGAAAAATACGGGGAGTTTGTGCGGGTGATTACATTTGATAAAGATTATTCCGTGGAGCTTTGCGGAGGAACCCACGTGCCCAACACCGGCGAAATTGGTATATTAAAAATAATTTCGGAAAGTTCGGTGGCTGCCGGAGTTCGCCGCATTGAGGCTTACACTGCCGGTTATGCCCAGGATTATATCAACCAGCAACTTGCTCAGCTAGACGCAGTAAAAGAAGCTTTAGGTGTTCAAACCAATTTAGCGGCTGCTATTGAAAAGTTAACGACTGAAAATAACACTTTAAGAAAGCAGCTGGAACAATTTGAATTAAAGCAACTTACCGTTTTAAAAGATTTTCTATTGACTAAAGTTCAGGAAATAAACGGCGTTAAACTCATTGCCGAAAAAGTAGAGGTGAGCTCAGCGGATTATTTAAAAAAATTAGCCTTTGATAGTCGAAATGCTTTACCCGAAAACTTATGCCTGATATTAGCCGCTGAAATTGACCACAAACCCCAGCTCGCGGTCATGTTGTCGGATAATTTGGTATCGGACCGAAAAATGAACGCAATTAGTTTGGTGAAAGAATTGGCGAAAGAAATAAAAGGCGGCGGCGGTGGTCAACCGTTTTACGCTACCGCCGGCGGCAAAGACATTGCCGGATTAAGCGCAATACCAGTTAAAGCGGCAGAGCTTCTTAAGGCGCAATTGCAAAACTAA
- a CDS encoding MerR family transcriptional regulator: MPFKEKEIEKQYHSIGEVAAMFQVAPSLIRFWESEFEVLKPKKSKKGNRLFSKADIENLRMVYHLVKERGYTIQGAREVLKNRSVQTKDKMEIVKSLEKIREFLVSLKSELK; the protein is encoded by the coding sequence ATGCCTTTTAAGGAAAAAGAAATAGAGAAACAGTACCATAGTATCGGCGAAGTAGCCGCGATGTTTCAAGTGGCGCCTTCCCTCATTCGTTTTTGGGAATCTGAGTTTGAGGTGTTAAAGCCTAAAAAAAGCAAGAAAGGCAATCGTCTTTTTTCCAAAGCCGATATCGAGAATTTACGCATGGTTTACCATTTAGTAAAAGAACGCGGTTATACCATTCAAGGAGCCCGCGAAGTACTTAAAAACCGGTCGGTACAAACCAAAGACAAAATGGAAATTGTCAAATCTTTAGAGAAAATTCGGGAATTTTTGGTAAGCTTGAAAAGTGAGCTAAAATAA
- a CDS encoding ATP-binding protein produces MWQKTQRSVRNNPQSLLKLLKFTPCNGEITVNLEQKPDNVLITVADTGIGIPAKYHDTLLNKFTRARRPRYTRGAVRWFRHADYYNYCGMAPGQNVVYA; encoded by the coding sequence ATGTGGCAGAAAACACAGCGCAGTGTCCGGAATAATCCGCAATCCCTATTAAAACTCCTTAAGTTTACGCCCTGCAACGGCGAAATAACAGTTAACCTGGAACAAAAACCCGACAATGTTTTAATAACTGTAGCCGATACGGGCATTGGCATACCGGCCAAGTACCACGATACGCTATTGAATAAATTTACCCGGGCCCGCCGGCCCCGATATACAAGGGGAGCCGTCCGTTGGTTTAGGCACGCCGATTATTATAACTATTGTGGAATGGCACCAGGGCAAAATGTGGTTTACGCGTGA